CCGATCGGCGAGCTGATCGGCCTCCTCCAGATACTGGGTGGTCAGCAGGACCGTGGTGCCGTCGTCGACCAGATCGCCGATGATCTTCCACATGTCCTGGCGTCCGCGCGGGTCGAGTCCGGTGGTCGGCTCGTCCAGCACCACCACCGTCGGGCGCGCCACCAGCGCACCGGCCAGGTCGAGGCGCCGGGCCATACCGCCGGAGTAGGTGCCCGCCCGCCGCCCGGCGGCGTGTTCGAGTCCCAGCGCCACGAGCAGTTCGTCGGCCCGTGCGGCGGACTTCTTGTGGTTCATGCCGTACAGCCGGGCGACCATCCGCAGGTTCTCGAACCCCGACAGATTCTCGTCGACCGCGGCGTACTGCCCCGACAGTCCGATGCGAGTGCGAGCCTGCGCCGGATGCCGCACCACGTCGACACCAGCGACCCGGACCTCACCGGCCGTCGGTTTCAACAGTGTGGTGACGATGCGGACGGTCGTGGTCTTGCCCGCGCCGTTGGGACCGAGCAGCCCCATCACGGTCCCGGACGGGATCTCCAGGTCGATGCCGTCGAGCACTCGGATCCGACCGTAGTTCTTGACCAGACCGGTGACTTCCACTGCCAGGCTCACCGTGTCTCCTCCGTGTCTCCGCCGTCGGCGGCCTCGAATTGTTCACGCAGCACCGGGCCGATGACGGCCAGTGCCTCCGGTGTCGTCATGCCGGAATGCCGGCAGCGCAGTTTGCGGTCGTGCACCACACCGGTCACGAACGGCTCCCACGCCTGCGCGCAGCGCTCCGGGTCGGCCTGGTTCACCTCGTCGTCGGCGGCGGTGAAGAACAGCACATCGCCGTCGAAGACACGGGGGCGGAACCCGTTGGCGAGCACCGTCCCGTTCTCGTAACCGGTGTAGAGCCGCTGCAGATGATCCATGGTCAGCGCCGCGAACGGACCGGGTTGATTGCGCAGCAGCTCGGCCGCCTCGCTCAGGGTGAGCCCGGCATCCACGCCGTGGTCACCGCCGACCAGATCGCTGCCGAATTCGCCGATGATGTCGGCCAGCCCGGGCATCGCCTGGTCGAGCCAGCGATCGCCGAGCTGGTAGCTGTCCATCATGGCAAGCAGCCGCACCCGCTGCCCCGCCTCCTGCAGCTGGACCGCGATCTCCTGGGCGATCAAACCACCCAGCGACCAGCCGAGCAGATGGTAGGGCCCCTCCGGCTGCACCGAACGGATATGCGCCACATAGTCCTTCGCGGCCGCGCCGATCGAATCATGGTTGTCGGCGCCGGTGATGTGCGGCGCCTGCAAGCCGTAGACCGGGCGGTCGCCGGGCAGATGGGCGAGCAGTCCCGCGTAGCACCACGAGAGCCCGATCGCCGGATGCACGCAGAACAGCGGCGGCACCTGCGACTGCCCGGCCGGGCGGATCGGCAGCAGCGGCCGCATCGCCACCGACAACGCATCCTCGGCCGAGGCGTCCAGTTGCCGGGCGATGCCCGCCGGAGTCGATTCGGCGAACATCAGCTGCACCGGCATCTCGATCCCGGCCGTACGCAACTGGGCCACCACCTTGGTGGCCAGCAGTGAATTGCCGCCCAGATCGAAGAAGCCGTCGTCGGCGCCGACGGTCTCGACCTCGAGGACGTCGGCGAACGCGGCACAGACCGCCGCTTCGGTCGGGCCCTCGGGCGCGCGGTAGCTGTGCTCGGCGCCGAATACCGGTTCCGGCAACGCCTTTCGATCCAGCTTGCCGACAGGTGACAACGGCACCGTATCCAGCAGCATGATCGATTGCGGCACCATGTAACTGGGGACCAGGGTCGCGACGTGAGCCCGCAGGGCCGCCACCGTCGGGGCGGCGCCCGGCCGGGCCTTCAGATACGACACCAGCGCGGTCGCGCCGGCCGCGGTGCGGTGCCCGATCGTGGTGGCGAATTCGACCTCGGGGTGACGGCACAGCGCGGTGTCGATCTCGCCGAGTTCGATCCGGAAGCCGCGGATCTTCACCTGATGGTCGGTGCGGCCCACATATTCCAGTTCGGGACGCTCACCGCGCGTTACCCAGCGCACCAGATCACCGGTGCGATACATGCGTTCTCCGGGCTTGCCGAACGGGTTGGCCACGAAGCGCGCGGCGCTGAGCCCGGCCCGGTCGTGGTAACCGCGCGCCAGCGCCGCGCCGGACAGATACAGCTCGCCGACCACGCCGGCGGGGGTGGGATGCATCCGCCGGTCGAGCACCACGGCGTGCACGCCGCGAATCGGCTCACCGATCACGATCGGCCGACCCGGTGCGGTCGGCTCGGCGATGACGGTGACGATGGTGGTCTCGGTGGGCCCGTAGACGTTGTGCAGCCGCCGGCCCGGCGCCCAGCGTGCCACCAGTTCCGGCGGCAGCGCCTCCCCTCCGACCAGCACGTGGCCGAACTCGTCGAGTCCGGCGGGGTCGACCGTGCCCAGCGCGGCGGTGGTGATGAAGGCGTGGGTGATCCGCTCGTTTGCCAGCACCCGCGCCAGATCGGCACCGCCGTACACACCGGCCGGGGCGATAACCAGGGTGGCGGCTCCGCCCAGTGCCAGCAGCAGGTCGAGCATGGCCGCGTCGAAGCTCGGGGTCGCGAAGTGCAGCACTCGGCTGCCCGGGCCCACCTCGAACCGCTCGGCGGTTTCGGCCGCGAAGTTCGACAGGCCGCCGTGGGTCACCACGACACCCTTCGGCGTACCGGTCGAACCGGAGGTGTAGATGATGTAGGCCGGGTTCTCGATCCGCAGGATGCCCCCGCGTTCGGCGGCGGCGATCGGCGCATCCGGGGTCGCCCGGATCCGCTCCCGCAGCGGTGGGGCGTCCAGCACGATCCAGTCGGCGCCGCCGGGCATCCGGTCCCGGTGCTCGGACAACGTGATCCCCAGTGCCGCACCGGAATCGGTGAGCATATGAGCGATGCGGTGCTCCGGATAGTTCGGATCCACCGGAACGAACGCCGCACCGGTCTTGGCCACCGCCAAGGTCACCGCCACCGATTCGATCGATCGCGGAATCCCCAGTGCCACCAGCATTTCCGGGCCCACACCGTGGCCGAGCAGCACCCGGGCCAGCCGGTTGGTCCACCGATCGAGCCCCTCGTAGGTGAGCTCGGTGGTCCCGCTGCGCACCGCGACCCCGCCGGGATCGGCGCGCACAGCGGCGGCGAACACCTCCGCCAGGGTCTGCGGCCGGTCCGCGACCGCACCACGCACCGGCGCCAGCGACGACCACTCCATGGGCTCGAGCAGATCCAGATCACCCACGGGCAGTTCGGGATTCGCGGCCACGGCCCGCAGCAGCCGAGCGAAGCGCTCGCCCAGGCGGGTGGCGCTGTCCTCGCCGAACAGGTCCCGGGCGAAGTTCACCGAGATGGTGATGCCACCCGGCTCCCGCTGCGCGGTCCATGATTCGGTGAGCGTGAACTGCAGATCGAATTTCGCGATGCCCGGATCGGCGTCGCAGGCCTCGATGCTCAGCCCGGGCAGTTCCAGGTTCCGCACCGGCTGGTTCCGCACCGAGAGCATGACCTGGAACATCGGGTGATGCGCCTGCGATCGGGCCGGGTTGAGCACCTCGACCAGCCGCTCGAACGGGACGTCGGCGTGCGCGAAGGCCTCGAGGTCCCGGTCGCGCACGGCGTGCAGCAGTTCGGCGAACGACTCCCCGCCCCCGACCGGGGTCCGTAGCACCAGCGTGCCGACGAACATACCGACCATCGGGTCGAGAGCCTGATCCCCGCGACCCGCGATCGGCGTACCGACGGTGATGTCGTCCTCGGTGCTGACCCGGTGCAGCAGTGCGGCCAGCGCGGCGTGCAGGACCATGAACATGGTCACGCCGTGCCGCGCGGCCACCGCCTGCAACTCACCGTGGGTGATGGCATCGAGAACGCAGTCGACCGTGCCGCCGCGATAGCTCGGCACCGGCGGACGGCGCCGGTCGGTCGGCAGGGCCAGCCGCTCGGGAATGCCCTCGAGCGCGTTCCGCCAGTAGTCGAGCTGGCGGCTGATCGGCGATTCCGGATCGTCCTCGTCACCGAGGGTGTCCCGCAGCCACAGCGTGTAGTCGGCGTACTGGACGGGCAGGTCTTCCCATTCGGGCGCCGTTCCCGCGGCGTAGGCCGCGTAGGCGCCGGCGATATCGGCGGCCAGCGGCTCCAGCGACCAGCCGTCCATCGCGATGTGGTGCACGACCAGCACCAGCACGTGATCCTCGGCGCCGAGCCGCAGCAGCTGGGCGCGTACCGGCGCGGTGGCGGCCAGATCGAAGCCCGTCGCCGCGAAACGCCGGATCACACCGTCGATCTCGGCCTCGTCCAGGGCGACGACCGGCAGGGCCACCGCGGCCTCCCCCGATCCCAGCACCCGCTGGTACGGCTCGCCGTCGATCTCCGGGAAGACCGTGCGCAGCGTCTCGTGGCGGCGCTGCACGGCGTGCAGGGCCGAGCGCAGGGCGTCCACATCCAGCGCTCCGCGCAGCCGCAGCGCGACCGGGACGTTGTAGACGCCGGACAGATCCGCGTCCGCGGAGGCGTTGAACCGGTTGAGGAACCACAGCCGCCGTTGCGCCGCCGACAGCGGCACCCGCGCCGGACGGTCCCGCCGGACCAGGGCCGGACCGCGGTCACCGGTGTGCTCGGTGCCGTCGAGCAGCGCGGCCAGTTCGGCGACGGTGGGGGCGGCGAAGACCGTGCGGACCTCGACCCGGACGCCGGCGGCCGCACCGAGCCGAGCCACCAATTGCGTTGCCAGCAGCGAATTTCCGCCGATATCGAAGAAGTTGTCATCGGCGCCGACGGATTCGGTGCCGACCAGCTCCGCCATCACCTGCGCGACCAGCCGCTCACTGTCGGTCTCGGGCTCGCGGGCCGCGGTACCGGCCTGCTGCGGCTCCGGCAGCGCATCCCGGTCGAGTTTGCCGACCGGAGTCAGCGGAATCCGATCCAGAACGGTGATGCTGCTGGGCACCATATGCGCCGGCAGCTGCGCGGCCACATGGGAGCGAATCGCGTCGGCGTCCACCGGCGCGCCGGATTCGGCGGGCTGGACATAGGACACGATCCGCGCGGCACCGGCGATCTCGCGAACCTCGGTGTGCGCGAAGCGAAGTGCTGGGTGGGCGGCCAGCACCTCGGTGATCTCACCGAGTTCGATGCGGAAACCACGCACCTTCACCTGGTGGTCGCTGCGCCCGAGGTAGGCGATCTCGCCGTCGGCCCGCCAGCGCACCACATCACCGGTCCGGTACATGCGCGACCCCTCGGGGCCGTACGGATCGGCGACGAACCGGCCCGCGGTGAGCCCGAACCGGTCCAGGTAGCCGCGCGCGAGCGACTGACCACCGAGGTAGAGATCGCCCGGCACGCCCACCGGGACCGGTCGCAGCCGCTCGTCGAGGATCAGGGCTCGTGCCCC
The genomic region above belongs to Nocardia spumae and contains:
- a CDS encoding ATP-binding cassette domain-containing protein — translated: MSLAVEVTGLVKNYGRIRVLDGIDLEIPSGTVMGLLGPNGAGKTTTVRIVTTLLKPTAGEVRVAGVDVVRHPAQARTRIGLSGQYAAVDENLSGFENLRMVARLYGMNHKKSAARADELLVALGLEHAAGRRAGTYSGGMARRLDLAGALVARPTVVVLDEPTTGLDPRGRQDMWKIIGDLVDDGTTVLLTTQYLEEADQLADRILVIDRGRVIARGSADELKTSIGGDRLTVTLAEGQDPDPAKSVLSEVGLGEPIHEPGADHVSIVVGDGTRTMVEALRRLDDAGVCVVDAAVSRPSLDDVFLSLTGTPAAPVAESENEEVAEEIMS